The Cetobacterium sp. ZOR0034 genome has a segment encoding these proteins:
- the murG gene encoding undecaprenyldiphospho-muramoylpentapeptide beta-N-acetylglucosaminyltransferase — protein sequence MAKKIIITTGGTGGHIYPALAVGKKLLDRGMEVLFVGSSTRMEKDLVPEEGFRFLGIDIYPFQNFKKIHLNIKAFAQAFKIVKKENPEIIIGFGNYISIPVLLAGLILGKKIYLQEQNADLGLANKIFYKIAKTCFLAFDTTYEDISVKDQHKFLVTGNPLREDIYAMDKDTERERLKIGKDEKVLLITGGSLGAKSLNEAVIKNLKDIYKDKSIRIYWATGDKNFNEINEKLEDQQVKVSDIIKPYFNNMINIMAAADLVVCRAGALTVSEIVQLEKPSILIPYNSIKVGQYQNAKILSENEAALLYSDSKADEAIEKALELIKNDEELNKMSRKAKNLKKSNAAEKIVECLDIWRS from the coding sequence ATGGCAAAAAAAATAATAATAACAACAGGTGGAACAGGAGGACATATATATCCTGCTTTAGCCGTAGGAAAAAAGCTTTTAGATAGAGGAATGGAAGTTTTATTTGTAGGAAGTTCGACAAGAATGGAAAAAGATTTGGTTCCAGAGGAGGGGTTTAGATTTTTAGGAATTGATATATACCCTTTTCAAAATTTTAAGAAAATACACTTAAATATAAAGGCTTTTGCACAAGCTTTTAAAATTGTAAAAAAAGAAAATCCTGAAATCATAATAGGTTTTGGGAATTACATTTCGATTCCAGTTTTACTAGCAGGTCTAATTTTGGGAAAAAAAATATATTTACAAGAACAAAATGCAGATTTAGGATTAGCAAATAAAATATTTTATAAAATAGCTAAAACTTGTTTTTTAGCATTTGATACAACTTACGAAGATATCTCTGTGAAAGATCAACATAAATTTTTAGTAACAGGGAATCCATTGAGAGAAGATATCTATGCTATGGATAAAGATACAGAAAGAGAAAGATTAAAAATAGGTAAAGATGAGAAAGTTTTACTTATAACAGGAGGAAGCTTAGGAGCGAAATCTCTAAATGAAGCAGTGATAAAAAATCTAAAAGATATTTATAAAGATAAAAGTATTAGAATTTATTGGGCTACTGGAGATAAGAACTTTAATGAGATAAATGAAAAGCTAGAAGATCAACAGGTAAAGGTAAGTGATATAATAAAACCTTACTTTAATAATATGATAAATATTATGGCAGCAGCAGATTTAGTAGTTTGTAGAGCTGGAGCATTAACAGTATCTGAAATAGTTCAATTAGAGAAACCGTCGATATTGATACCTTATAATTCGATTAAAGTAGGTCAATATCAAAATGCTAAAATTCTTTCTGAAAATGAGGCAGCTCTTCTTTATAGTGATAGTAAGGCTGATGAAGCTATTGAAAAAGCTTTAGAGCTTATAAAAAACGATGAAGAGTTAAATAAGATGAGTAGAAAAGCAAAAAATTTAAAAAAGAGTAATGCAGCAGAAAAAATCGTTGAATGCTTAGATATATGGAGGAGTTAG
- the murD gene encoding UDP-N-acetylmuramoyl-L-alanine--D-glutamate ligase yields the protein MKKAIVFGAGVSGKGSKDTLERMGYQVYLIDDKISIPSEKGMEILDNEEISIFVKSPGVPYTDLIKKALHLKIEVIDDIELGYRYKIENNISGKIIAITGTNGKTTVTSKISELLEKAGFKSKVCGNIGFSFSETISKNPELDFYVLEASSYQLENIKEFKADIALIVNLAPDHLSRYRDLDHYYDTKFNIGKNQKENDCFIVNTLCVETLKRLDKISGKKKFVGLIKSELNEETYVEDGWVVYQDEKILDEKLVALKGKHNLENMLFIVCVGKILGISTEIIREFLYSTKTLEHRMENFFSYGKVEFINDSKGTNIDSTKFAVEAFQNPILICGGYDKELDLTPLEMLIKNRVKEVYLIGDISDKLEEGLKKIDYPEEKIFNLKTLDNALKVLKNRLKKDEETVVLFSPATSSFDQFKNFEERGRVFKELTKSYFS from the coding sequence ATGAAAAAAGCTATAGTTTTTGGGGCTGGAGTAAGTGGAAAAGGCTCGAAAGATACTTTAGAGAGAATGGGATATCAGGTATATTTGATTGATGATAAAATATCTATACCCTCAGAAAAAGGAATGGAAATATTAGATAATGAAGAGATAAGTATTTTTGTAAAAAGTCCAGGAGTGCCTTATACAGATTTAATAAAAAAAGCACTTCATTTAAAAATAGAAGTAATAGATGATATAGAGTTGGGATATAGATATAAAATAGAGAATAATATTTCTGGAAAAATAATAGCAATAACAGGAACAAACGGAAAGACAACAGTTACTTCTAAAATTTCAGAACTTTTAGAAAAAGCAGGTTTTAAAAGTAAAGTATGTGGAAATATAGGATTTTCTTTTAGTGAAACAATAAGTAAAAATCCAGAATTAGATTTTTATGTTTTAGAAGCTAGTTCTTATCAATTAGAAAATATTAAAGAGTTTAAAGCAGATATAGCCTTAATAGTTAACTTAGCACCAGATCATCTGTCTAGATACAGAGATTTAGATCATTATTATGACACAAAGTTTAATATAGGAAAAAATCAAAAGGAAAACGACTGTTTTATAGTAAATACTTTATGTGTAGAAACACTGAAAAGATTAGATAAGATATCAGGCAAGAAAAAATTTGTAGGATTAATTAAAAGTGAACTAAATGAAGAGACTTATGTCGAAGACGGATGGGTAGTTTATCAAGATGAAAAAATATTAGACGAAAAACTAGTTGCACTAAAAGGAAAACATAATTTAGAAAACATGCTATTTATAGTTTGTGTAGGGAAAATATTAGGGATTTCAACAGAGATTATAAGAGAGTTTTTATATTCAACAAAAACATTAGAACATAGAATGGAAAACTTCTTTAGTTATGGAAAAGTTGAATTTATAAATGACTCAAAGGGAACTAATATAGATTCAACAAAGTTTGCAGTAGAAGCTTTCCAGAATCCAATTTTAATTTGTGGTGGATATGATAAAGAGTTAGATTTAACACCTTTAGAAATGTTGATAAAAAATAGAGTAAAAGAGGTATATTTAATTGGAGATATTTCAGATAAACTTGAAGAAGGTTTGAAAAAAATAGATTATCCAGAAGAAAAAATATTTAATCTAAAAACTTTAGATAATGCTTTGAAAGTTTTAAAAAATAGATTGAAAAAAGATGAAGAAACAGTGGTGCTATTTTCACCAGCAACATCGAGTTTTGATCAGTTTAAAAACTTTGAAGAAAGAGGAAGAGTTTTCAAAGAGTTAACAAAAAGTTATTTTAGTTAG
- the murC gene encoding UDP-N-acetylmuramate--L-alanine ligase codes for MEKIYFIGINGIGMSGLAKIMKIKGYDVAGADLSRNYVTEELESLGIKVFGEHLGENVVGSNLVVASSAIKSENPEIKKAKELGIKIIKRGELLSILMNKEKGIAVAGTHGKTTTSSMLGSLLLDIDPTIVVGGILPEIGSNSRCGKTDVFIAEADESDNSFLYLTPETSIITNIEADHLENHGCLENIKKSFVQFMEQTKGEILVCGDCPEALELAKGRKNIKTYSINNEKSDIIATDIRVENFKTKFKVIIDGEEFGEFELSIPGNHNIQNALPVIYLAKKFDISKERIAQKLLKFKGAKRRYDILHSDKIRIIDDYAHHPTEIKATIQGAKTIEKNKTIAIFQPHRYSRVNFLLNEFKGSFEGVDEVILMPVYSAGENNEFGVTLEKLKEKIGHKHCTIVEKNEEIAKIVASEKESATFLFMGAGNISSLAHTIAENIGRN; via the coding sequence ATGGAGAAGATATACTTTATTGGAATAAATGGAATTGGAATGAGTGGTTTAGCCAAAATAATGAAAATAAAAGGATATGACGTAGCGGGAGCAGATCTTTCTAGAAACTATGTAACAGAGGAGCTAGAGAGTTTAGGTATAAAAGTTTTTGGAGAACACCTAGGAGAAAATGTAGTGGGATCTAATTTAGTTGTGGCTTCAAGTGCAATAAAATCAGAAAACCCAGAGATAAAAAAAGCGAAAGAGCTAGGGATAAAGATAATTAAAAGAGGAGAGTTATTATCTATTTTAATGAATAAAGAAAAAGGAATAGCAGTAGCTGGAACTCATGGGAAAACTACAACGAGTTCTATGTTAGGATCGTTACTTTTAGATATAGACCCAACTATAGTAGTAGGAGGAATTTTACCAGAAATTGGATCGAATTCTAGATGTGGAAAAACAGATGTCTTTATAGCAGAAGCTGATGAAAGTGATAACTCATTTTTATATTTAACACCTGAAACATCGATAATAACTAACATAGAAGCGGATCACTTAGAAAATCATGGGTGTTTAGAGAATATAAAAAAATCTTTTGTGCAATTTATGGAACAAACAAAGGGAGAGATTCTAGTTTGTGGAGATTGCCCAGAAGCTTTAGAATTAGCTAAAGGTAGAAAAAATATAAAAACATATAGTATAAATAATGAAAAATCAGATATAATAGCTACAGATATAAGAGTTGAAAATTTTAAAACAAAATTTAAAGTGATAATAGATGGTGAAGAATTTGGTGAGTTTGAACTGTCAATTCCAGGAAATCATAACATACAAAATGCTTTACCAGTTATATATCTAGCAAAAAAGTTTGATATTTCAAAAGAGAGAATAGCTCAAAAATTATTAAAATTTAAAGGTGCTAAAAGAAGATACGATATATTGCACAGTGACAAAATAAGAATAATAGATGATTATGCACATCATCCAACAGAGATAAAGGCAACAATACAAGGAGCTAAAACTATTGAAAAAAATAAAACAATAGCAATATTCCAACCGCATAGATATAGTCGTGTAAACTTCCTTTTAAATGAGTTTAAGGGTAGTTTTGAAGGTGTTGATGAAGTTATACTAATGCCTGTATACAGCGCAGGAGAAAATAACGAATTCGGAGTGACATTAGAAAAGTTAAAAGAAAAGATAGGGCATAAGCATTGCACTATAGTTGAGAAAAATGAAGAGATTGCAAAAATTGTAGCAAGTGAGAAAGAATCAGCGACATTCTTATTTATGGGTGCTGGAAATATCTCAAGCTTAGCTCATACAATAGCAGAGAATATAGGGAGAAATTAG
- the murF gene encoding UDP-N-acetylmuramoyl-tripeptide--D-alanyl-D-alanine ligase, which translates to MKIKKGDVKVKVFTEVLINYFQKLNSKLIDNRFITDVQMDSKKVTKGSLFIAINNGNNYVSEALKNGAELVICDREIEELKYSNVIKVENSIQTLQELAKLYRKKLNLKVIAITGSEGKTTTKDLIHGILKKKYRVKKTLGNHNNHIGLPYTILQLSSEDEIAVLEMGMSDLGEIDLLSKIAQPDYAVITNIGDSHLEFLKNRDNVFKAKTELLKYVDAKRTLLYGDDPYFKTVEGIKVGFDKNNNYIINETKDLYEGMIFTLNEEKYFLPLNGLYNVINASFGIALGKMFNMSYTEIKEALECIEITGMRFEKIIKDGVLYINDAYNASPVSMKMALQAFSSLPLNKQKVVVLADALELGEKEIEYHIEVLSEALKHNFYRIFIYGERMKKASEILKNEAIESFDSKNEIKNAIQQIENVGVLLKGSRGMKLEEIIISKE; encoded by the coding sequence ATGAAAATTAAAAAAGGGGATGTAAAAGTGAAAGTGTTTACAGAAGTTCTAATAAATTATTTTCAAAAATTGAATTCTAAACTAATAGATAATAGATTTATAACAGATGTCCAAATGGATAGTAAAAAAGTGACGAAAGGATCGTTATTTATTGCAATAAATAATGGCAATAACTATGTTAGTGAAGCTTTAAAAAATGGAGCTGAATTAGTTATTTGTGACAGAGAAATAGAAGAGTTAAAATATTCAAATGTTATAAAAGTTGAAAATAGTATACAAACTTTACAAGAATTAGCTAAATTATATAGAAAAAAATTGAATCTAAAAGTTATAGCAATAACAGGTAGTGAAGGAAAAACAACAACTAAAGATTTGATCCACGGTATTTTGAAAAAAAAATATAGAGTAAAGAAAACTTTAGGAAATCATAATAATCATATAGGACTACCATATACGATTTTACAATTGAGTAGTGAAGATGAAATAGCTGTTTTAGAAATGGGAATGAGTGATTTAGGAGAGATAGATTTACTTTCGAAAATAGCTCAACCTGATTATGCAGTGATAACTAATATAGGAGATTCTCACTTAGAGTTTTTAAAGAATAGAGATAATGTATTTAAAGCAAAAACAGAGCTTTTAAAATATGTTGATGCAAAAAGAACACTACTTTATGGAGATGACCCTTATTTTAAAACTGTAGAGGGAATAAAAGTAGGGTTTGATAAAAATAATAACTACATTATAAACGAAACAAAAGATTTGTATGAGGGAATGATATTTACTCTAAATGAAGAGAAATATTTTCTACCTTTAAATGGATTATACAATGTTATTAACGCATCGTTTGGAATAGCATTAGGTAAAATGTTTAATATGAGCTATACAGAAATAAAAGAGGCGTTAGAATGCATAGAAATCACAGGAATGAGATTTGAAAAAATAATAAAAGATGGAGTTTTATATATAAATGATGCGTATAATGCTAGTCCGGTTTCAATGAAAATGGCACTACAGGCATTCTCATCATTGCCTTTAAATAAACAGAAGGTTGTCGTATTAGCAGATGCTCTTGAACTGGGAGAAAAAGAGATTGAGTATCATATAGAGGTATTGTCAGAGGCTTTAAAACATAATTTTTATAGAATTTTTATTTACGGAGAAAGAATGAAAAAGGCATCTGAAATCTTAAAAAATGAAGCTATAGAGTCTTTCGATAGTAAAAATGAGATAAAGAATGCTATTCAACAGATAGAAAACGTAGGGGTTTTGTTGAAAGGTTCTAGAGGAATGAAACTAGAAGAAATAATTATATCAAAGGAGTAA
- the mraY gene encoding phospho-N-acetylmuramoyl-pentapeptide-transferase translates to MLYLLAEYFPVLEGLKSIYLRSFLGFILAFLVVLITGKPFIQYLKIKKFGESIREEGPVSHFSKKGTPTMGGILIIFGTLLTSVLIGDLFNKFLILMFIITILFSSIGFIDDYKKFTVNKKGLSGKKKLMGQCFIAILTWYFIKEFGLTGNKVLDLSIVNPMISNSNLYLGGTLMLIFIALVLMGTSNAVNITDGLDGLAIMPVIIGATILGIIAYFTGHIELSNHLNLHYIAGIGELSVFLSALIGAGLGFLWYNFYPAQIFMGDTGSLTLGGILGVVAILLKQELLLPVIGGVFVLEAVSVILQVGSFKMRGKRVFKMAPIHHHFELAGLPETKVTMRFWIAALFLGMLALGIVRLRGIL, encoded by the coding sequence ATGCTATATTTATTGGCCGAATATTTTCCAGTTTTGGAGGGGCTTAAATCTATATATTTAAGAAGTTTTTTAGGGTTTATATTGGCGTTTTTGGTTGTTTTAATAACAGGAAAGCCGTTTATACAGTATTTAAAAATAAAGAAGTTTGGTGAATCAATAAGAGAAGAGGGACCAGTAAGTCATTTTTCAAAAAAAGGAACTCCAACAATGGGTGGAATCTTAATAATATTTGGAACGTTGTTAACTTCAGTTTTAATAGGAGATTTATTTAATAAATTTTTAATACTGATGTTTATAATAACAATTCTATTTAGTAGTATAGGTTTTATAGATGATTATAAAAAATTTACGGTAAATAAAAAAGGGCTTTCTGGAAAGAAAAAATTAATGGGGCAATGTTTTATTGCAATATTAACATGGTACTTCATAAAGGAGTTTGGTCTAACGGGAAATAAGGTTTTAGATTTATCTATTGTTAACCCAATGATTTCAAATAGTAATCTGTATTTAGGTGGCACTTTAATGCTGATATTCATAGCTCTAGTTTTAATGGGAACTTCAAATGCAGTGAATATAACAGATGGATTAGATGGACTAGCAATTATGCCGGTAATTATAGGAGCAACAATATTAGGAATAATAGCGTATTTCACAGGTCATATAGAGTTAAGTAATCACCTTAATTTACACTATATCGCAGGAATAGGTGAGCTCTCAGTATTTTTATCAGCTTTAATAGGAGCTGGATTAGGATTCTTATGGTACAATTTCTATCCTGCTCAAATATTCATGGGAGATACAGGATCTCTTACTTTAGGAGGGATATTAGGAGTTGTAGCAATATTATTAAAACAAGAGTTACTTTTACCAGTGATAGGTGGAGTATTTGTTTTAGAAGCAGTATCAGTTATTCTTCAGGTAGGTTCTTTCAAAATGAGGGGAAAAAGAGTTTTCAAAATGGCTCCAATTCATCATCACTTTGAATTAGCAGGATTGCCAGAGACGAAGGTGACGATGAGGTTTTGGATTGCTGCGTTATTCTTAGGAATGCTAGCTTTAGGAATAGTGAGATTAAGAGGAATACTATAA